From the genome of Neisseria lisongii, one region includes:
- a CDS encoding tripartite tricarboxylate transporter substrate binding protein, whose amino-acid sequence MPNIKSYATLTAALAAALTLSACQEKAAEAGAPSKPECIAPAKPGGGFDLTCKLAQSGLKDTKQLDKPMRVTYMPGGVGAVAYNKIVANDAANDNAIVAFSTGSLLNLAQGKFGQYSEKDVRWLAAVGTDYGMVAVNAESPLKNLQDLADALKKDPKAISFGAGGSVGGQDWLQTAMLARAAGVNPKDMTYVALEGGGEAVTALLGNHISVVSAGIAEMGPHIESGKVRVLAVFSPERLDGKLKDIPTAKEQGYAVEWPVIRGYYMGPKVSDAAYQWWKTHFDAMLKDPKFTELRANRDLLPFAMTGDELNQYVLKTTEEMRALSNEFELNQK is encoded by the coding sequence ATGCCGAACATCAAATCCTACGCAACGCTGACTGCTGCTTTGGCGGCGGCGCTGACTTTAAGTGCCTGCCAAGAAAAAGCTGCCGAAGCCGGTGCGCCGTCCAAACCGGAATGTATCGCTCCGGCCAAGCCGGGCGGTGGCTTTGACCTGACCTGCAAGCTGGCGCAAAGCGGTCTGAAAGACACCAAGCAGCTCGACAAGCCGATGCGTGTTACCTATATGCCGGGCGGTGTGGGTGCGGTTGCCTACAATAAAATCGTTGCCAACGATGCGGCCAACGATAATGCGATTGTGGCTTTTTCGACCGGCTCGCTGCTGAATCTGGCGCAGGGCAAGTTCGGCCAATATTCTGAAAAAGATGTCCGCTGGCTGGCGGCTGTCGGCACGGACTACGGTATGGTGGCGGTAAACGCTGAATCGCCGCTGAAAAATCTGCAGGATTTGGCCGATGCGCTGAAAAAAGACCCGAAAGCCATCAGTTTCGGTGCGGGCGGTAGTGTGGGCGGTCAGGACTGGCTGCAAACCGCCATGCTCGCCCGTGCGGCCGGCGTGAATCCTAAAGACATGACTTACGTTGCGCTCGAAGGCGGCGGCGAGGCGGTTACGGCGCTGCTGGGCAACCACATCAGCGTGGTCAGCGCCGGTATTGCCGAAATGGGTCCGCATATCGAATCGGGCAAAGTGCGTGTATTGGCGGTGTTCTCGCCGGAGCGTTTGGACGGCAAGCTGAAAGATATTCCGACTGCCAAAGAACAGGGTTATGCGGTGGAATGGCCGGTTATCCGCGGCTACTACATGGGTCCGAAAGTCAGCGATGCCGCCTACCAATGGTGGAAAACGCATTTCGATGCCATGCTGAAAGATCCGAAATTTACCGAACTGCGTGCCAATCGGGACTTGCTGCCGTTTGCGATGACCGGCGACGAGTTGAATCAGTATGTGTTGAAAACCACCGAAGAAATGCGTGCTTTGTCTAACGAATTTGAACTGAATCAGAAATAA
- a CDS encoding tripartite tricarboxylate transporter TctB family protein, with amino-acid sequence MNLERCFSALLLAVSLFLLYLAWGYTAPISYDPLGPRPYPAMILSLLALCSLFLALRPKQSEDLGYTPSLLKKLLFCFLALLFYGILFEILGFPLATAAMVFAVGKLFGGSNTACAVTGIALGIGFYLLFDRLLDVPLPVGFFG; translated from the coding sequence ATGAATCTTGAACGCTGTTTCTCGGCGCTGTTGCTGGCCGTTTCGCTGTTCCTGCTCTATCTGGCATGGGGCTACACAGCGCCGATCAGTTACGATCCTTTAGGCCCTCGCCCGTATCCGGCAATGATTTTGTCGCTGCTGGCGCTGTGCAGTCTGTTTTTGGCACTGCGCCCCAAGCAAAGCGAAGATTTGGGCTATACCCCTTCTTTGCTGAAAAAACTGCTGTTTTGTTTTCTCGCCCTGCTGTTTTACGGCATTTTGTTTGAAATACTGGGCTTTCCGCTGGCAACCGCCGCCATGGTGTTTGCCGTCGGAAAACTGTTTGGCGGCAGCAATACTGCCTGCGCCGTAACCGGCATTGCGCTGGGCATCGGCTTTTATCTGTTGTTTGACCGTCTGCTGGATGTTCCGCTGCCGGTCGGATTTTTCGGCTGA
- a CDS encoding AbrB family transcriptional regulator codes for MTPATLFPYLSGFSAALLGALAAVWLRLPIPWLLGALLTTALLNLNGVPVRSSSNGRKIGLIIIGTSLGLYFTPQMVGLLLTHVHWLIAGMLFAVLLGIGGSLLLYRFGKTDFKTAWFASCIGGASEMATIAHRHGARTDQVVAAHALRILLVVSIVPAVYQLAGWHGQDDTLLNIPRHIDYGLLALLLALGAAGGLLLERIKLSNPWTFGPLLFTILLTANQIHLSAMPSEIAHFGQLLIGWSLGNKFQPGFFRQAPRLLALTAVNVIISLTFTALMAWLLHRFSHIPMPTLGLALAPGGVAEMTITAKTLQLGIPLVTAFHVFRLIAVIASANLLYLHIAKLLRIPTQP; via the coding sequence ATGACACCAGCCACGCTTTTCCCCTATTTATCCGGTTTCTCCGCAGCCCTGCTCGGTGCGCTGGCCGCCGTGTGGCTGCGGCTGCCGATTCCGTGGCTGCTCGGCGCTTTGCTGACCACCGCCCTGCTCAACCTCAACGGCGTACCTGTCCGATCCAGCAGCAACGGCCGCAAAATCGGCCTGATCATTATCGGCACTTCGCTCGGCCTGTATTTCACGCCGCAAATGGTCGGCTTGCTGCTGACCCATGTCCACTGGCTGATCGCCGGTATGCTGTTTGCCGTTTTACTCGGTATCGGCGGCAGCCTGCTGCTCTACCGCTTCGGCAAGACCGATTTCAAAACCGCATGGTTCGCTTCCTGTATCGGCGGCGCCAGCGAAATGGCGACCATTGCCCACCGGCACGGCGCACGTACCGACCAAGTCGTCGCCGCCCATGCCCTGCGTATCTTGCTGGTCGTCAGCATTGTTCCCGCCGTTTACCAACTGGCGGGCTGGCACGGGCAAGACGATACCCTCCTCAATATTCCCCGACACATCGATTACGGCCTGCTTGCCCTGCTGCTTGCGCTCGGTGCAGCCGGCGGCTTGCTGCTCGAACGCATCAAACTCTCCAACCCGTGGACATTCGGCCCGCTGCTGTTCACCATTTTACTGACCGCCAACCAAATCCACCTTTCCGCCATGCCGTCTGAAATCGCCCACTTTGGGCAACTGCTGATCGGCTGGTCGCTAGGCAACAAATTCCAGCCCGGTTTTTTCCGTCAAGCCCCGCGCCTGCTGGCACTGACTGCGGTCAATGTTATCATCAGCCTGACCTTCACCGCCCTGATGGCATGGCTGCTGCACCGTTTCAGCCATATTCCGATGCCGACCCTCGGACTGGCACTCGCCCCCGGCGGGGTTGCCGAAATGACCATCACCGCCAAAACCCTGCAACTGGGCATCCCCTTAGTAACCGCTTTCCACGTCTTTCGCCTGATTGCCGTGATTGCCAGCGCCAACCTGCTCTATTTACATATTGCCAAGCTGCTGCGCATTCCCACGCAACCATAA
- a CDS encoding tripartite tricarboxylate transporter permease — MDTFNYLMSGFGVALQPQNLMLALFGAFLGTIVGMLPGLGPINGVAILLPFAYALGLPPESALILLAAVYLGCEYGGRISAILINVPGDAAAIMSTLDGYPLAKQGKAGIALSLSAFSSFTGSTIATIGVVLFAPLLANWAVAFGPAEYFVLMVFAITCLSGLVGDQPVKTAVSALIGLGLATVGVDAVTGVYRFTFDSVNLADGIQFTTIVIGFFSVSEILIMLEHTEKGQKALEQGKRTLFNLKELLFSLGAIIRSGVVGFVVGILPGAGATIASAMTYTNEKKIAGKDGKFGEGDLRGIAAPEAANNASACGSFIPMLTLGVPGSGTTAVMMGALTLYNITPGPQLFSEQPDIVWGLIASLFIGNIILLLLNIPLVGLFAKLLNMPNYILIPSIAAVSFVGVYAIHSTTFDLILMIALGVFGYILRKLNFPLSALILGYVLGELMESSLRRALSISQGDLGILFHSPITKALWVLAGVMVLLPLLRWLRRRKQTA, encoded by the coding sequence ATGGATACTTTCAACTATCTGATGAGCGGTTTCGGCGTGGCGCTGCAGCCGCAAAACCTGATGCTGGCGCTGTTTGGCGCATTTTTAGGGACGATTGTCGGCATGTTGCCGGGATTAGGACCGATCAACGGCGTGGCGATTCTGCTGCCGTTTGCCTACGCACTCGGCCTGCCGCCCGAATCGGCGCTGATTCTGCTGGCGGCGGTGTATCTGGGTTGCGAATACGGCGGCCGCATTTCCGCCATTCTGATTAACGTGCCGGGCGATGCGGCGGCGATTATGTCCACGCTGGACGGCTATCCGCTTGCCAAACAGGGCAAAGCCGGCATTGCCCTGTCGCTTTCGGCGTTCAGCTCGTTTACCGGCAGCACCATCGCCACCATCGGCGTAGTGCTGTTTGCGCCGCTGCTGGCCAACTGGGCGGTGGCTTTCGGTCCGGCGGAATATTTTGTTTTAATGGTGTTCGCCATTACCTGTTTGAGCGGATTGGTCGGCGACCAGCCGGTCAAAACCGCCGTTTCCGCCTTAATCGGTTTGGGCTTGGCAACTGTCGGCGTGGACGCTGTAACCGGCGTGTACCGCTTTACTTTCGATTCGGTCAATCTTGCAGACGGCATTCAGTTCACCACCATTGTGATCGGCTTTTTCAGCGTCAGCGAAATTCTGATTATGCTGGAACACACCGAAAAAGGGCAAAAAGCCTTGGAACAGGGCAAACGCACGCTGTTTAACCTGAAAGAGCTGCTGTTCAGCCTCGGCGCAATTATCCGCAGCGGCGTGGTCGGTTTTGTGGTCGGCATTCTGCCGGGTGCGGGCGCAACCATCGCCAGCGCCATGACTTATACCAACGAGAAAAAAATTGCCGGTAAAGACGGCAAATTCGGCGAAGGCGATTTGCGCGGCATTGCTGCGCCCGAAGCCGCCAACAATGCTTCCGCCTGCGGCTCGTTTATCCCCATGCTGACTTTGGGCGTACCCGGTTCAGGCACGACTGCCGTGATGATGGGCGCACTGACGCTTTACAACATCACGCCGGGGCCGCAGCTTTTCAGCGAGCAGCCTGATATTGTGTGGGGCTTGATTGCTTCGCTGTTTATCGGCAACATCATTCTGCTGCTGCTCAATATCCCGCTGGTCGGCCTGTTTGCCAAACTGTTGAATATGCCGAACTATATCCTGATTCCGTCCATCGCCGCCGTGAGTTTTGTCGGCGTGTATGCGATTCACAGCACCACTTTCGACCTGATTCTGATGATTGCTCTGGGCGTGTTCGGCTATATTCTGCGCAAACTCAATTTCCCGCTTTCTGCTCTGATTCTGGGTTATGTTTTGGGCGAGTTGATGGAATCCAGCCTGCGCCGTGCCTTATCGATTTCGCAAGGCGATTTGGGCATTCTGTTCCACAGCCCGATTACTAAAGCATTGTGGGTATTGGCGGGCGTTATGGTTCTGCTGCCGCTGCTGCGCTGGCTGCGCCGCCGTAAACAGACTGCATAA